Proteins encoded together in one Nostoc sp. PCC 7524 window:
- a CDS encoding CHAT domain-containing tetratricopeptide repeat protein encodes MPVIVIREERQTDTEFEAILKFDSGEYRVTITDPFTPQEEKHLEWYFEDWIIFPFGDTAIAEKTAASVKTYGERLFKQVFQTDINAYSIYCQLRSNLSQVQIEIIGNNPEFQALHWEALHDPEWTRPLAVECVMLRKSVKPAPVSANVQISPVINLLVVVARPDEEKDVAYRTISRPLLELIENSHLRVNVELLRPGTYEALSQHLEEKGAGFYHVIHLDMHGALMTYEQVDNPSKRNRYIYKGRYGRGDLQPFEGVKAFLAFEGETQGKVDLVEAGELAALLTGKGIPVCMLNACQSGKQVKNSLPAGEAEAKENEATKGEGLRETSLGSRLMTAGMQMVVAMGYSVTVSAATLLMEQIYRHLFNNKPITEAIRLGRRELFNNKERKAYHNKFISLEDWLLPVVYYSQVVNFNLRQFTPEEEEKYWEVVGSQYRFILPEYGFIGRDLEILKIEKALLKHNILLLQGMGGTGKTTLLNYLRAWWQKTHFVRDVFYFGYDERAWTLEQILHEIGNLVYNRFEQAKFQAMNQPAQVQKLSATLRTENYALILDNLESVTGQQLAIQNTLPEAERNQIRDFLGLLVGGATRVVLGSRSREEWLQKATFRNNVYELQGLDREARTELAEKILERNVPAHRLAAIPQDTDFQKLMKLLAGYPLAMEVVLANLRHQSPQKILEALQGGDVDLDAKSDDKTKSILKCVEYSHSNLSPEAQKLLLCLAPFSGFIDRTDIPNYAKKLQELEAFQDYNFAKFDEAIQEAINWGLLSPMDEENRLLTIQPIFPYFLQSKLDVVESSTREGLREGFKNHYIGLSRSYQQLMNFKNAEERQLGIFFCRLEYENLYKALQICLEKQETIGIFFCLDKYFELINDIQSNLKLAEQVDQAIDKYPSEFLQTENGQDIAIANDSLAQCYLKTNQYQKAEQLYQKQLEILDKLTNLELRSKKLFIASTYHQLGIVAQELRQWEQAKTYDQQALDIFIEYGDRYSQATTYHQLGRVAQQLRQWEQAKSYYQQALDIKIEYGDRYSQARSYHNLGRVAEELRQWEQAKSYYQQALDILIEYGDRYSQATTYYQLGRVAEELGEIAQATAYYLQDLQITFEFNDEHGLSISVRNFVRFYQATQDESLLQGAANVFGVTVEEVRGMIERALE; translated from the coding sequence GTGCCAGTGATTGTAATTCGGGAAGAACGGCAAACAGACACCGAATTTGAAGCAATACTCAAATTTGATAGTGGGGAATACCGAGTGACAATTACTGATCCCTTCACTCCGCAGGAAGAAAAACATTTAGAGTGGTATTTTGAAGACTGGATCATCTTTCCCTTTGGTGATACTGCTATTGCAGAGAAAACAGCAGCCAGTGTCAAAACCTACGGTGAACGGTTATTTAAACAAGTATTCCAGACAGATATTAACGCTTACAGCATTTATTGCCAACTCCGCAGCAACTTAAGTCAAGTACAGATTGAAATTATTGGTAACAACCCAGAATTTCAAGCCCTGCACTGGGAAGCATTGCATGATCCAGAATGGACTCGTCCTTTGGCGGTAGAGTGTGTAATGCTGCGGAAAAGTGTTAAACCTGCACCAGTGTCAGCAAATGTGCAGATATCGCCCGTGATTAATTTGCTGGTAGTGGTAGCGCGTCCAGATGAAGAAAAAGACGTGGCTTATCGCACCATCTCACGTCCTTTGCTGGAGTTGATAGAAAATAGCCATTTGCGGGTGAATGTGGAATTGCTACGCCCAGGTACTTATGAAGCTTTATCTCAGCATTTGGAAGAGAAAGGGGCGGGGTTCTATCACGTTATTCATTTGGATATGCACGGCGCATTGATGACTTATGAACAAGTGGATAACCCCAGTAAGCGGAATCGCTATATTTACAAGGGGCGTTACGGACGGGGTGATTTGCAGCCGTTTGAGGGCGTGAAGGCGTTTTTGGCTTTTGAGGGAGAAACTCAGGGTAAGGTTGATTTAGTCGAGGCGGGAGAGTTGGCGGCGTTGCTGACAGGTAAGGGAATTCCTGTTTGTATGCTCAATGCTTGTCAGTCGGGAAAACAGGTGAAAAATTCTCTTCCCGCAGGTGAGGCGGAAGCGAAAGAAAATGAGGCGACGAAAGGGGAAGGGTTACGAGAGACTAGCTTGGGTAGTCGGTTGATGACGGCTGGGATGCAGATGGTGGTGGCAATGGGGTATTCTGTCACTGTTTCGGCGGCGACTTTGTTAATGGAACAGATTTATCGTCATTTGTTTAATAATAAACCCATCACTGAGGCGATTCGTTTGGGAAGGCGAGAACTATTTAATAATAAGGAACGTAAAGCTTATCACAACAAGTTTATTAGCTTAGAAGATTGGTTATTGCCTGTAGTTTATTATTCTCAAGTGGTGAATTTTAATTTACGGCAGTTTACACCGGAAGAAGAAGAGAAATATTGGGAAGTTGTCGGGAGTCAGTACAGATTTATCTTGCCAGAATATGGATTTATTGGGCGAGATTTAGAAATTCTCAAAATTGAGAAGGCATTATTAAAACATAATATTTTATTGTTGCAGGGAATGGGAGGAACAGGTAAAACTACTCTGTTAAATTATCTGCGGGCATGGTGGCAAAAAACGCATTTTGTTCGGGATGTATTTTATTTTGGGTATGACGAAAGGGCGTGGACTTTAGAACAAATCTTGCATGAAATTGGCAATTTGGTCTATAACCGCTTTGAACAGGCGAAGTTTCAGGCGATGAATCAACCGGCGCAGGTGCAGAAATTATCAGCAACATTGCGGACTGAAAACTATGCTTTGATTTTGGATAATTTGGAGTCAGTAACGGGACAGCAATTAGCAATTCAAAATACATTACCAGAGGCAGAGCGCAATCAAATTAGGGATTTTTTGGGGCTATTAGTTGGTGGAGCAACGCGGGTGGTGTTGGGTTCTCGCAGTCGTGAGGAATGGTTGCAAAAAGCAACTTTTAGAAACAATGTTTATGAATTGCAAGGGTTAGATAGAGAAGCGCGGACAGAGTTGGCGGAGAAGATTTTAGAACGGAATGTACCCGCCCATCGTCTTGCTGCTATTCCTCAAGATACAGACTTTCAGAAGTTGATGAAACTGTTAGCTGGGTATCCCTTAGCTATGGAAGTGGTGCTGGCAAATTTGCGTCATCAGTCACCCCAGAAAATTTTAGAGGCTTTGCAAGGCGGGGATGTAGATTTAGATGCTAAGAGTGATGATAAAACTAAGAGTATTTTAAAATGTGTGGAATATTCCCACAGTAATCTGTCACCTGAAGCACAGAAGTTACTGTTGTGTTTAGCTCCTTTTAGTGGGTTTATTGACCGTACTGATATCCCTAATTATGCCAAGAAACTGCAAGAGTTAGAAGCTTTTCAGGATTATAATTTTGCTAAATTTGATGAGGCAATACAAGAGGCAATAAACTGGGGTTTATTATCGCCAATGGATGAGGAAAATAGGTTATTAACAATTCAGCCGATTTTTCCTTACTTTTTGCAGAGTAAGTTAGATGTAGTTGAGTCATCAACCCGTGAAGGCTTACGAGAAGGGTTTAAAAATCACTATATTGGTTTGTCACGTTCTTATCAGCAGTTGATGAATTTTAAAAATGCTGAAGAACGGCAATTGGGTATATTTTTCTGTAGGCTGGAATATGAAAACCTTTATAAGGCGTTGCAAATTTGTTTAGAAAAACAAGAAACTATTGGTATATTTTTCTGTTTAGATAAATACTTTGAGCTAATTAATGATATTCAAAGTAACCTAAAGTTGGCAGAACAAGTTGATCAAGCTATAGATAAATATCCATCAGAATTTTTACAAACTGAAAATGGACAGGACATAGCTATTGCTAATGATTCACTAGCTCAGTGTTATTTGAAAACGAATCAATATCAAAAAGCAGAGCAACTATACCAAAAACAATTAGAAATATTAGACAAACTTACAAATTTAGAGTTAAGAAGTAAGAAACTATTTATTGCTAGCACCTACCACCAGTTGGGAATTGTAGCCCAAGAATTACGCCAATGGGAACAAGCCAAAACCTATGATCAACAAGCTTTAGATATCTTTATTGAATATGGCGATCGCTATAGCCAAGCTACCACCTACCACCAGTTGGGAAGAGTAGCCCAACAATTACGCCAATGGGAACAAGCCAAATCCTATTATCAACAAGCTTTAGATATCAAAATTGAATATGGCGATCGCTATAGCCAAGCTCGCAGTTACCACAACTTGGGAAGAGTAGCCGAAGAATTACGCCAATGGGAACAAGCCAAATCCTATTATCAACAAGCTTTAGATATCTTGATTGAATATGGCGATCGCTATAGCCAAGCTACCACCTACTACCAACTTGGTAGGGTTGCAGAGGAATTGGGAGAAATAGCACAAGCAACAGCCTATTATCTGCAAGATTTACAGATTACGTTTGAGTTTAATGACGAGCATGGTTTAAGTATTTCGGTGAGGAATTTTGTCCGGTTTTATCAAGCTACTCAAGATGAGAGTCTGTTACAAGGGGCAGCTAATGTTTTTGGGGTGACGGTGGAAGAAGTCAGGGGGATGATTGAGAGGGCGTTGGAATAA